One region of Trichosurus vulpecula isolate mTriVul1 chromosome 1, mTriVul1.pri, whole genome shotgun sequence genomic DNA includes:
- the MRPL36 gene encoding 39S ribosomal protein L36, mitochondrial, whose protein sequence is MTSLFVKKMMLAISSPLFHMSRCSAKPSSISAFLFASRQSTVSIDAAPMQYSSIIHPFLSRYLLPSFQPALGFKTKAVLKKRCKDCYFVKRRGRWFVYCATNPRHKQRQLKSL, encoded by the coding sequence ATGACATCTCTGTTTGTAAAGAAAATGATGCTTGCCATCAGCAGTCCTCTTTTTCACATGAGCAGGTGTTCAGCAAAACCTTCCTCAATCTCTGCATTCCTGTTTGCATCACGACAAAGTACAGTCTCCATAGATGCAGCTCCCATGCAGTATAGCTCAATAATTCATCCATTTCTTTCACGTTACCTGCTTCCATCCTTTCAACCTGCCCTTGGGTTCAAAACAAAAGCTGTTCTAAAGAAGCGCTGCAAGGACTGTTATTTTGTGAAAAGGCGTGGACGATGGTTTGTGTATTGTGCAACAAATCCAAGACACAAGCAGCGACAGTTGAAGTCTCTTTGA